One genomic segment of Stenotrophomonas sp. 704A1 includes these proteins:
- the rfbD gene encoding dTDP-4-dehydrorhamnose reductase, translating to MTVLVLGGNGQVGQELLRALAPLGAVVATTRSGTLPDGSVCETADFSQPESLPALLDRLQPSVVVNAAAYTAVDRAEQDVEAAFAANAQAPGVIARWCAAHGVPFVHYSTDYVFDGQGSAPYREDEPTAPLGVYGTSKRDGEDAVRAAGGRHLIFRTAWVYASHGANFLRTMLRVGAEREQLRVVADQIGTPTPAALIADVTAQALQHPGQLSGTWHLTASGQTSWHGFAEAIFAEALATGVLAKAPTVEAIPSSEYPTPAKRPAWSVLDNRKLQQDFGIALPAWQDGLKRVMAEVAR from the coding sequence ATGACGGTACTGGTGCTCGGGGGCAACGGCCAGGTCGGCCAGGAACTGCTGCGCGCGCTGGCCCCGCTGGGTGCAGTGGTCGCCACCACCCGCAGCGGCACGCTGCCGGATGGCAGCGTCTGCGAAACCGCCGACTTCAGCCAGCCTGAGAGCCTGCCAGCCCTGCTGGATCGTCTGCAGCCGTCGGTGGTGGTCAATGCGGCCGCTTACACCGCCGTGGACCGTGCCGAGCAGGACGTGGAGGCCGCGTTCGCGGCCAACGCGCAGGCACCGGGCGTGATCGCGCGCTGGTGTGCGGCGCACGGCGTGCCGTTCGTGCATTACTCCACCGATTACGTGTTCGATGGCCAGGGCAGCGCGCCCTACCGCGAAGACGAGCCGACCGCACCGCTGGGCGTGTATGGCACCAGCAAGCGCGATGGTGAGGACGCGGTGCGTGCGGCCGGTGGCCGCCATCTGATCTTCCGCACGGCGTGGGTCTACGCCTCGCACGGCGCCAACTTCCTGCGCACCATGCTGCGGGTGGGTGCGGAGCGCGAGCAGCTGCGCGTGGTGGCCGACCAGATCGGCACGCCGACGCCAGCCGCGCTGATCGCCGATGTCACCGCGCAGGCGCTGCAGCATCCGGGGCAGCTGTCGGGCACCTGGCACCTGACCGCCAGTGGCCAGACCAGCTGGCATGGCTTTGCCGAGGCGATCTTCGCCGAGGCGTTGGCCACCGGCGTGCTGGCCAAGGCGCCGACGGTCGAGGCGATTCCCAGTTCCGAGTACCCGACCCCGGCCAAGCGCCCGGCGTGGTCGGTGCTGGACAACCGCAAGCTCCAGCAGGATTTCGGCATCGCCTTGCCGGCATGGCAGGACGGCCTGAAGCGGGTGATGGCAGAAGTGGCCCGATAA
- the rfbB gene encoding dTDP-glucose 4,6-dehydratase → MPTWLVTGGAGFIGGNFVLEAVARGVKVINLDALTYAGNLKTLSSLESNPNHVFVQGDIGDSALVTRLLTEHQPEAVLNFAAESHVDRSIDGPGAFIQTNVVGTLGLLEAVRDYWKALPADQGAAFRFLHVSTDEVYGTLGETGKFSETTQYAPNSPYSASKAASDHLVRAFHHTYGLPVLTTNCSNNYGPYHFPEKLIPLVIAKALAGEPLPVYGDGKQVRDWLFVSDHCEAIRTVLAKGQVGETYNVGGNSEKQNIEVVQAICALLDQRRPREDGQPRSSQITYVADRPGHDRRYAIDASKLKNDLGWEPAYTFEQGIAFTVDWYLDNQEWVNGVLDGSYRLQRIGTAA, encoded by the coding sequence GTGCCCACATGGCTTGTCACCGGCGGCGCCGGATTCATTGGCGGTAATTTTGTTCTCGAAGCCGTCGCCCGGGGCGTCAAGGTCATCAACCTCGATGCGCTCACCTACGCCGGCAACCTGAAGACCCTGTCCAGCCTGGAGAGTAATCCGAACCACGTCTTCGTGCAGGGCGATATCGGCGACAGCGCGCTGGTCACCCGCCTGCTGACCGAACACCAGCCCGAGGCGGTGCTGAACTTCGCCGCCGAGAGCCACGTCGACCGTTCCATCGACGGTCCGGGTGCCTTCATCCAGACCAATGTCGTAGGTACCCTGGGCCTGCTCGAAGCCGTGCGCGACTACTGGAAGGCGCTGCCGGCCGACCAGGGCGCGGCCTTCCGCTTCCTGCATGTGTCCACCGACGAGGTGTACGGCACCCTCGGTGAGACCGGCAAGTTCAGCGAAACGACCCAGTACGCTCCCAATTCCCCGTACTCGGCGTCGAAGGCCGCATCGGACCACTTGGTCCGCGCCTTCCACCACACCTACGGGCTGCCGGTGCTGACCACCAACTGCTCCAACAACTACGGGCCCTACCATTTCCCGGAGAAGCTCATTCCGCTGGTGATCGCCAAGGCGCTGGCCGGCGAACCGCTGCCTGTCTACGGCGATGGCAAGCAGGTGCGTGACTGGTTGTTCGTGTCCGACCACTGCGAAGCGATCCGCACCGTGCTGGCCAAGGGCCAGGTGGGCGAGACCTACAACGTCGGCGGCAACTCGGAAAAGCAGAACATCGAAGTGGTGCAGGCCATCTGCGCGCTGCTGGACCAGCGCCGCCCGCGCGAGGATGGCCAGCCGCGCAGCAGCCAGATCACCTACGTCGCCGACCGCCCGGGCCATGACCGCCGTTACGCGATCGATGCCTCCAAGCTGAAGAACGACCTGGGCTGGGAACCGGCCTACACCTTCGAGCAGGGCATCGCCTTCACCGTTGACTGGTACCTGGACAACCAGGAGTGGGTCAACGGCGTGCTCGACGGCAGCTACCGCCTGCAGCGCATCGGCACTGCGGCCTGA
- the rfbA gene encoding glucose-1-phosphate thymidylyltransferase RfbA, with protein MTQRKGIILAGGSGTRLYPITKGVSKQLLPVYDKPMIYYPLSVLMLTGIREVLIINTPHEQALFQQLLGDGSQWGMDIQYAVQPSPDGLAQAYLIGRDFVAGKPSCLVLGDNIFHGHGLREVLKRADERTDGATVFGYWVNDPERYGVAEFDKSGKVIDLVEKPENPRSNYAVTGLYFYDGNASAHAAELKPSPRGELEITDLNKRYLAEDNLHLEALGRGYAWLDTGTHQSLLEASNFIETIQTRQGLQVCCPEEIAFGQGWINAEQLEALAAPLIKNGYGQYLHKLALRGVVP; from the coding sequence ATGACCCAGCGCAAGGGCATCATCCTCGCCGGCGGCTCCGGCACCCGGCTGTATCCGATCACCAAGGGCGTCAGCAAGCAGCTGCTGCCGGTGTACGACAAGCCGATGATCTACTACCCGCTCAGCGTGTTGATGCTGACGGGCATCCGCGAAGTGCTGATCATCAACACGCCGCACGAGCAGGCGCTGTTCCAGCAGTTGCTGGGCGATGGTTCGCAGTGGGGCATGGACATCCAGTACGCGGTGCAGCCCAGTCCTGATGGCCTGGCCCAGGCGTACCTGATCGGCCGTGACTTCGTCGCCGGCAAGCCGAGCTGCCTGGTGCTGGGTGACAACATCTTCCACGGCCACGGCCTGCGCGAGGTGCTCAAGCGCGCCGATGAGCGCACCGACGGTGCCACCGTGTTCGGCTACTGGGTGAATGATCCGGAGCGCTATGGCGTGGCCGAGTTCGACAAGAGCGGCAAGGTGATCGACCTGGTCGAGAAGCCGGAGAATCCGCGTTCGAACTATGCGGTGACCGGCCTGTACTTCTATGACGGCAATGCCAGCGCGCATGCGGCCGAACTCAAGCCGTCGCCGCGTGGCGAGCTGGAGATCACCGATCTCAACAAGCGCTACCTGGCCGAAGACAACCTGCACCTGGAAGCGCTGGGCCGCGGCTATGCCTGGCTCGATACCGGCACCCACCAGTCGCTGCTGGAAGCGTCCAACTTCATCGAGACCATCCAGACCCGGCAGGGCCTGCAGGTCTGCTGCCCGGAGGAAATCGCGTTCGGCCAAGGCTGGATCAACGCCGAGCAGCTGGAAGCGCTGGCTGCACCGCTGATCAAGAACGGCTACGGCCAGTACCTGCACAAGCTCGCATTGCGTGGAGTTGTTCCGTGA
- the rfbC gene encoding dTDP-4-dehydrorhamnose 3,5-epimerase, translated as MKVIETKLPGCVVIEPAVFGDARGYFFETWNAERFAALGLPDRFVQSNVSTSAQGVLRGLHYQWPRPQGKLVSVLEGEVYDVAVDIRRGSPTFGQWEAVVLSAENKKQFWIPEGFAHGFAVLSERAVFSYLCTEVYLKDFDAGVRWNDADIAVDWPVSAPTLSAKDENAPFLKDIAEDRLPVYAP; from the coding sequence GTGAAAGTAATTGAAACCAAGTTGCCCGGCTGTGTAGTGATCGAGCCGGCGGTGTTCGGCGATGCACGCGGCTATTTCTTCGAGACCTGGAATGCCGAGCGCTTCGCCGCGCTGGGCCTGCCGGATCGCTTCGTGCAGAGCAACGTCTCGACCTCGGCGCAGGGCGTGCTGCGCGGCCTGCATTACCAGTGGCCGCGCCCGCAGGGCAAGCTGGTCAGCGTGCTGGAAGGTGAGGTCTACGACGTGGCCGTGGACATCCGCCGCGGCTCGCCGACCTTCGGCCAGTGGGAAGCAGTGGTGCTGAGCGCGGAGAACAAGAAGCAGTTCTGGATTCCGGAAGGCTTCGCGCATGGCTTTGCCGTACTGTCCGAGCGCGCGGTGTTCAGCTACCTGTGCACCGAGGTCTACCTGAAGGACTTCGACGCCGGCGTGCGCTGGAACGACGCCGACATCGCCGTGGACTGGCCGGTCAGCGCCCCGACCTTGTCGGCCAAGGACGAAAACGCGCCGTTCCTGAAAGACATCGCCGAAGACCGCCTGCCGGTCTACGCCCCATGA
- a CDS encoding mannose-1-phosphate guanylyltransferase/mannose-6-phosphate isomerase, which yields MSSIQPVILSGGSGTRLWPLSREAYPKQFLPLAGELTMLQATWKRVAPIAARGPLVIANEEHRFVAAEQLQQVGAEPAAIILEPIGRNTAPAIAVAALEATRDGADALLLVLPSDHVITDEAAFRAAVQSAAGAADAGKLVTFGIVPTGPETGYGYIKAAEGQGARAVERFVEKPDLDTATAYVASGQYYWNSGMFLFKASRYLQELERFQPAMLAGSRSAWQQARRDADFTRLDKDAFTAVPSDSIDYAVMEKTADAVVVPLDAGWNDVGSWTALRDVSQQDGDGNAHQGDVIAIDCRNTYAYGQRLVAMVGLDDVIVVETDDAVLVGRADRMQEVKTVVAQLKAEGRSEATWHRKVYRPWGAYDSIDNGERFQVKRITVKPGGTLSLQMHHHRAEHWIVVSGTAEVTRGDEVILLSENQSTYIPLGVTHRLRNPGKLPLELIEVQSGSYLGEDDIVRFEDTYGRS from the coding sequence ATGAGCAGCATCCAGCCCGTCATCCTGTCCGGTGGATCCGGTACCCGCCTGTGGCCGCTTTCGCGCGAGGCGTATCCGAAGCAGTTCCTGCCTTTGGCGGGCGAACTGACGATGCTGCAGGCCACCTGGAAGCGCGTCGCCCCGATCGCCGCCCGCGGTCCGCTGGTGATCGCCAACGAAGAGCATCGCTTCGTCGCCGCCGAGCAGCTGCAGCAGGTCGGCGCCGAACCGGCCGCGATCATCCTTGAGCCGATCGGTCGCAACACCGCGCCGGCAATCGCCGTGGCTGCGCTGGAAGCCACCCGCGATGGCGCCGATGCACTGCTGCTGGTGCTGCCGTCCGACCATGTGATCACCGATGAGGCCGCCTTCCGCGCGGCCGTGCAGAGCGCCGCCGGCGCCGCCGACGCCGGCAAGCTGGTCACCTTCGGGATCGTCCCGACCGGCCCGGAAACCGGCTACGGCTACATCAAGGCCGCCGAGGGCCAGGGTGCACGTGCGGTCGAACGCTTCGTCGAGAAGCCCGATCTGGACACCGCGACTGCTTACGTGGCCAGCGGCCAGTACTACTGGAACAGTGGCATGTTCCTGTTCAAGGCCTCGCGCTACCTGCAGGAACTGGAGCGCTTCCAGCCGGCGATGCTCGCCGGCAGCCGCAGTGCCTGGCAGCAGGCCCGCCGCGATGCCGATTTCACCCGCCTGGACAAGGACGCCTTCACTGCGGTGCCGTCCGATTCGATCGACTATGCGGTGATGGAAAAGACCGCCGATGCGGTGGTCGTGCCGCTCGACGCAGGCTGGAACGATGTCGGTTCATGGACGGCGCTGCGCGATGTCTCGCAGCAGGATGGGGATGGCAACGCCCACCAGGGCGATGTGATCGCCATCGACTGCCGCAACACCTATGCCTACGGCCAGCGCCTGGTGGCGATGGTTGGCCTGGACGATGTGATCGTGGTGGAGACCGACGATGCGGTGCTGGTGGGCAGGGCCGACCGCATGCAGGAGGTCAAGACCGTGGTGGCGCAACTGAAAGCCGAGGGCCGCAGCGAAGCGACCTGGCACCGCAAGGTGTACCGCCCGTGGGGCGCCTACGATTCGATCGACAACGGCGAGCGTTTCCAGGTCAAGCGGATCACGGTCAAGCCCGGTGGCACGCTGAGCCTGCAGATGCACCACCATCGTGCCGAGCACTGGATCGTGGTCAGCGGCACCGCCGAGGTGACCCGTGGCGACGAGGTGATCCTGCTCAGCGAGAACCAGAGCACGTACATTCCGCTGGGTGTGACCCACCGCCTGCGCAACCCGGGCAAGCTGCCGCTGGAGCTGATCGAAGTACAGTCGGGCAGCTATTTGGGCGAGGATGACATCGTGCGTTTCGAAGATACCTACGGGCGCAGTTGA